In Streptomyces chartreusis NRRL 3882, the following are encoded in one genomic region:
- a CDS encoding LysR family transcriptional regulator encodes MDLQQMRYVVAVAETRNFTRAAERCFVVQSSLSHRIAGLERELGVKLFARSSRRVELTPAGAAFVAGARECLAAADRAAADAAAATGVVRGRLAVGVIVTTAAVDVPELLQRYRAQHPDVRVALRSGRSDELAAAVRDGDLDIAFLGMPENERPSGVESVVLAHDEHVLVVPAGHRLAGVSQVTLRETAEETFVDFVSGTPARAQSDQAFAAAGLVRDVAYEAGVVELITRLIARGLGIALLPSAFIRPRATDDSELALVPVVDGPHRIEYLAWSRFNPSPATRAMLDVLGVGAPSTGS; translated from the coding sequence GTGGATCTCCAGCAGATGCGCTACGTCGTCGCCGTCGCCGAAACCCGCAACTTCACCCGCGCCGCTGAGCGCTGCTTCGTGGTGCAGTCGTCGCTCAGTCACCGGATCGCCGGCCTGGAACGGGAGCTCGGGGTCAAGCTGTTCGCCCGGTCCAGCCGCCGGGTCGAGCTGACCCCGGCGGGAGCGGCGTTCGTCGCCGGCGCACGCGAGTGCCTGGCCGCCGCCGACCGCGCGGCTGCCGACGCCGCCGCCGCGACCGGCGTGGTGCGCGGCCGGCTCGCCGTCGGCGTGATCGTGACGACGGCAGCCGTCGACGTACCCGAACTGCTGCAGCGGTACCGTGCCCAGCACCCGGACGTCCGCGTCGCCCTCCGGTCCGGGCGCAGCGATGAACTGGCGGCGGCGGTCCGCGACGGCGACCTGGACATCGCCTTCCTCGGCATGCCGGAGAACGAACGGCCTTCCGGTGTGGAGAGCGTTGTTCTGGCTCACGACGAGCACGTGCTGGTGGTGCCGGCCGGGCACCGGCTGGCGGGCGTTTCCCAGGTCACGCTGCGGGAGACCGCCGAAGAGACGTTCGTGGACTTCGTGAGCGGGACGCCCGCCCGCGCCCAGTCCGATCAGGCGTTCGCCGCCGCGGGCCTGGTCCGCGACGTGGCGTACGAAGCCGGCGTCGTGGAGCTGATCACCCGGCTGATCGCGCGCGGGCTCGGCATCGCGCTGCTGCCGTCGGCGTTCATCCGGCCGCGGGCCACCGACGACTCCGAACTGGCGCTGGTCCCGGTGGTCGACGGGCCGCATCGCATCGAGTACCTGGCGTGGAGCCGCTTCAACCCCAGCCCGGCCACCCGGGCGATGCTCGACGTCCTCGGGGTGGGAGCGCCGTCAACGGGGTCCTGA
- a CDS encoding YybH family protein, with the protein MSIDMNPRHDHDSTVALSCDAAQHPMVFAAAFNSGSPEALARVYDRRALFVPRPGTCVTGQEIAAANSAFQSLGLPISVRPRHTYVADDIALLIVDWTIDGHRPDGERVRLEGTATDVARRGPDGLWRYLIDNPFGTSAD; encoded by the coding sequence ATGAGCATCGACATGAATCCCAGGCACGACCATGACTCCACTGTCGCCCTGTCCTGCGACGCCGCGCAACACCCCATGGTCTTCGCTGCCGCGTTCAACTCCGGCAGCCCCGAGGCCCTCGCCCGTGTCTACGACCGACGGGCTCTTTTCGTGCCGCGTCCCGGCACATGCGTCACCGGGCAGGAGATCGCAGCCGCCAACTCCGCGTTCCAGTCATTGGGGCTGCCCATCAGTGTCCGCCCACGGCACACGTACGTCGCCGACGACATCGCCCTGCTCATCGTCGACTGGACCATCGACGGCCACCGTCCGGACGGCGAGCGGGTCCGCCTTGAGGGAACCGCCACCGACGTGGCCCGACGCGGACCTGACGGCCTGTGGCGGTACCTGATCGACAACCCCTTCGGCACGTCGGCGGACTAG
- a CDS encoding TetR/AcrR family transcriptional regulator produces MTASEEKQSTRRRAPAMSPEQRREMIIQTAIPLIAEYGAAVTTAKIARAAGIGEGTIFRVFADKDELLQACMAEALSPEHAVRELDAIDLSQPLPDRLAEAAEALQAHMSRMGAVLGSLGHRGGKHPGTVRGAGRDESTTRIRAALAELLEPEKAALRRPPEQIAALFFGLLFTQPRTEDEPDLTPQELVEVFLHGALSGATK; encoded by the coding sequence ATGACAGCATCTGAGGAGAAGCAGAGCACCCGCCGCCGCGCCCCCGCCATGTCGCCGGAGCAGCGCCGCGAAATGATCATCCAGACCGCGATCCCGCTGATCGCCGAGTACGGTGCCGCCGTGACGACCGCGAAGATCGCCCGCGCCGCGGGCATCGGCGAGGGCACGATCTTCCGCGTCTTCGCCGACAAGGACGAGCTGCTGCAGGCCTGCATGGCCGAGGCGCTCTCACCCGAGCACGCGGTCCGCGAGCTCGACGCGATCGACCTGTCCCAGCCGCTGCCCGACCGGCTCGCGGAGGCGGCCGAGGCGCTGCAGGCGCACATGTCCAGGATGGGTGCGGTCCTCGGCTCGCTCGGGCATCGCGGCGGCAAGCACCCCGGCACGGTACGCGGCGCGGGCCGCGACGAGTCGACGACCCGTATCCGCGCGGCCCTCGCCGAACTGCTGGAGCCCGAGAAGGCCGCCCTGCGCCGCCCGCCGGAGCAGATCGCGGCCCTCTTCTTCGGGCTGCTCTTCACCCAGCCGCGCACGGAGGACGAGCCCGACCTGACCCCGCAGGAGCTGGTGGAGGTGTTCTTGCACGGGGCGCTCTCGGGGGCCACCAAGTGA
- a CDS encoding Uma2 family endonuclease encodes MTAEMVAPAWMHEQITAEEYESWSEEQCSGIEIVDGMVVVTPSASKRHNRLARVLANALDAAAGPEWNADTGFDVRLQDVPLTNRRPDVVVYRADTIDITPTRPEHVLLVAEVVSPGSETTDRIVKVDQYAKAGIGFYWRIEQAATGVPLVYTYVLDPATKTYRDGDVFTGVLKVVAPFPVEIDLGQV; translated from the coding sequence ATGACGGCCGAGATGGTGGCCCCGGCGTGGATGCATGAGCAGATCACGGCGGAGGAGTACGAGTCCTGGTCCGAGGAGCAGTGTTCCGGCATCGAGATCGTGGACGGGATGGTCGTCGTGACTCCGAGTGCCTCCAAGCGGCACAACCGGCTGGCCCGCGTTCTGGCGAACGCCCTGGATGCCGCCGCGGGCCCGGAGTGGAACGCCGACACTGGCTTCGACGTCCGGCTTCAGGACGTCCCGCTCACCAATCGCCGTCCGGACGTCGTCGTGTACCGCGCAGACACGATCGACATCACCCCCACCCGCCCTGAGCATGTACTGCTGGTCGCGGAGGTGGTGTCACCAGGCTCGGAGACCACCGACCGGATCGTGAAGGTCGACCAGTACGCCAAGGCAGGCATCGGCTTCTACTGGCGGATCGAGCAGGCCGCGACAGGGGTTCCTCTCGTGTACACCTACGTTCTTGACCCCGCGACGAAGACCTACCGGGACGGAGACGTGTTCACCGGCGTCCTCAAGGTAGTGGCCCCCTTCCCAGTGGAGATCGACCTCGGCCAGGTCTGA
- a CDS encoding LysR family transcriptional regulator has translation MDLDLAHVRAFVLAAQELHFGRAAAALSISQQGLSKRIARLESQLGTELFRRSGQGVQLTEVGRRFLGPARQTLAAADQALAAVREEHRPLRVDVWGHLYAPMRALAQVATRTGELSLELGHGRDLPSVAAALLHGDIDAGFGRVHPPLPTGLTHRLVRLEPVDVVLGEGHPLAAEPALRPEQLRDSVLWTPGALDRLDFLRRFAEQFGIRDHAEGPNLGLDHFLAAMLSDARRFSLLPADVPLPRLPGARSVPLVNPTPLYAWSLLWRDTGGHPLLRDLLTAFMTEAGRNRWLEYDPAHDWLPEPHATT, from the coding sequence GTGGATCTCGACTTGGCGCACGTCCGCGCCTTTGTGCTCGCCGCACAGGAGCTGCACTTCGGACGGGCGGCCGCGGCACTGTCGATCTCACAGCAGGGGCTGTCCAAACGGATCGCGCGGCTGGAGTCCCAGCTCGGCACCGAGCTGTTCCGGCGCAGTGGCCAAGGGGTGCAGCTCACCGAGGTCGGACGTCGTTTCCTGGGACCGGCCCGGCAGACGCTGGCCGCCGCTGACCAGGCCCTGGCCGCGGTCCGGGAGGAGCACCGTCCGCTACGGGTTGACGTGTGGGGCCACCTGTACGCGCCGATGCGGGCACTTGCCCAGGTGGCGACGCGGACCGGCGAGCTCTCTCTGGAACTTGGACACGGCCGCGATCTGCCGTCGGTGGCGGCCGCCCTGCTGCACGGCGACATCGACGCGGGCTTCGGGCGGGTACATCCGCCACTGCCGACCGGACTGACGCACCGTCTGGTGCGCCTCGAGCCGGTGGACGTCGTCCTCGGCGAGGGCCATCCGCTCGCGGCCGAGCCCGCGCTGCGGCCCGAACAGCTGCGGGACAGTGTGCTGTGGACTCCCGGGGCGCTGGACCGGCTCGACTTCCTGCGCCGCTTCGCCGAACAGTTCGGCATCCGAGACCACGCCGAGGGCCCCAATCTGGGCCTTGACCACTTCCTCGCCGCCATGCTCTCGGACGCACGGCGCTTCTCGCTGCTCCCGGCCGACGTACCGCTTCCCCGGTTGCCCGGGGCCCGTTCCGTCCCGCTGGTGAATCCCACACCGCTGTACGCCTGGTCACTGCTGTGGCGCGACACCGGCGGGCATCCACTGCTGCGTGACCTGCTGACCGCCTTCATGACAGAGGCCGGCCGCAACCGCTGGCTGGAGTACGACCCGGCCCACGACTGGCTGCCCGAGCCCCACGCCACCACCTAG
- a CDS encoding nuclear transport factor 2 family protein has product MPFDYAAYEEAFNAGDDDALVERYFTEDARFSGSSVDLRGREEIRAFLHQAHDGIRETMRPQVVTRSGTHVAAEIDTDFQATEDRPDFVFGPLARGELTTVKFFVTYELDPAGEKIAALRAATWKAGQGVSPAPTRITPTAAGRRAFLDYLISLSTANTERFPLFYADDIELTLPSVGVLRGPDAVAAFYRKMFQTVRENVTAHAVIIDKHGIALEATTRITAVVDAPDFPVGPLRQGESVENDYFIHYGLHDGRINRIDLAPRGELRGPFVAESA; this is encoded by the coding sequence ATGCCATTCGACTATGCCGCCTACGAGGAGGCTTTCAACGCCGGGGACGACGATGCCCTGGTGGAGCGTTACTTCACCGAGGACGCCCGGTTCTCCGGGTCGAGCGTGGACCTGCGTGGCCGTGAGGAGATCCGGGCGTTCCTCCATCAGGCCCATGACGGCATCCGCGAGACGATGCGGCCGCAGGTGGTCACCCGCAGCGGCACGCACGTCGCCGCCGAGATCGACACGGATTTCCAGGCGACCGAGGACCGGCCGGACTTCGTGTTCGGGCCGCTCGCCCGCGGCGAGCTGACCACGGTCAAGTTCTTCGTCACCTACGAGCTCGACCCCGCGGGGGAGAAGATCGCCGCGCTGCGGGCCGCGACCTGGAAGGCCGGACAGGGTGTGAGCCCCGCACCGACCCGGATCACGCCGACCGCCGCCGGACGGCGTGCCTTCCTGGACTACCTCATCTCGCTCAGCACCGCGAACACCGAACGGTTCCCCCTCTTCTACGCCGACGACATCGAGCTGACGCTGCCCTCCGTGGGCGTGCTGCGCGGACCGGACGCCGTGGCCGCGTTCTACAGGAAGATGTTCCAGACCGTCCGAGAGAACGTCACCGCGCACGCGGTGATCATCGACAAGCACGGCATCGCGCTGGAGGCAACCACGCGCATCACGGCCGTAGTGGACGCGCCGGACTTCCCCGTCGGGCCCCTGAGGCAGGGCGAGAGTGTCGAGAACGACTACTTCATCCACTACGGCCTGCATGACGGGCGCATCAACCGCATCGACCTGGCACCCCGCGGCGAGTTGCGGGGACCTTTCGTCGCGGAGTCGGCATGA
- a CDS encoding phosphatase PAP2 family protein — MLWIAAGAVALGFLVALEIAARRYGQPGPIANQVEALIFAPKPGPLYSGMALMMVVLTWRQRFIAAGAAIGIDAVFLLVRWAVDAKTADGHLFGNGALWVMLGCAVIAVTRRTGRERVLLLKGVGLGLLLVAARKTGDTWLFITAKTRPGVLDQYVATADQALGNPSWLAGRIVEATGPIGTHVLDLVYAQLAVAAVVVALYQLRNVAVERRFPSHHLVRTFLVIGLLGPGIYMLFPVVGPVFAYGPGASGTGGVHWAVANLWPDTPPPISTPHPFSYDGITPRNCMPSLHTAWAVAIFVHTRTAPRILRFAGTFWLIATLCATLGFGYHYGVDLIAGVVFALTIEAALRALDRGWDRPGIQLVTYGATVFAALLVSYRYLPMEMARHPAVFGPLLVLAMSSVIYGYVRTTRQWQPTIAPTRPPEPQPEPA; from the coding sequence ATGCTGTGGATCGCGGCGGGTGCGGTGGCTCTCGGATTCCTCGTCGCACTGGAGATCGCCGCACGCCGCTACGGTCAGCCAGGGCCGATCGCCAACCAGGTGGAGGCCCTGATCTTCGCCCCGAAACCGGGACCGCTGTACAGCGGTATGGCGTTGATGATGGTGGTGCTCACCTGGCGGCAACGGTTCATCGCGGCCGGTGCCGCGATCGGTATCGACGCCGTCTTCCTGCTGGTGCGGTGGGCAGTCGACGCCAAGACGGCCGACGGCCATCTCTTCGGCAACGGCGCGCTGTGGGTGATGCTGGGCTGCGCGGTCATCGCTGTCACGCGCCGCACCGGCCGGGAACGCGTCCTGCTGCTGAAGGGCGTCGGGCTGGGCCTGTTGCTGGTGGCCGCCCGCAAGACCGGCGACACCTGGCTGTTCATCACAGCGAAGACCCGCCCGGGGGTGCTCGACCAGTACGTGGCAACCGCCGATCAGGCGCTGGGCAACCCGTCATGGCTGGCGGGCCGGATCGTCGAGGCCACCGGCCCGATCGGCACCCATGTCCTCGACCTGGTCTACGCCCAGCTCGCGGTGGCCGCGGTCGTCGTCGCGCTCTACCAGCTGCGCAACGTGGCGGTCGAGCGCCGCTTCCCGAGCCATCATCTGGTGCGCACCTTCCTGGTGATCGGCCTTCTCGGGCCGGGCATCTACATGCTCTTCCCGGTGGTCGGACCGGTCTTCGCCTACGGCCCGGGCGCCTCCGGCACCGGCGGCGTGCACTGGGCGGTGGCCAACCTGTGGCCGGACACACCGCCGCCGATCAGCACCCCGCACCCGTTCTCGTACGACGGGATCACCCCCCGCAACTGCATGCCCAGCCTGCACACGGCGTGGGCTGTCGCGATCTTCGTACACACCCGCACAGCGCCACGGATTCTGCGGTTCGCGGGCACGTTCTGGCTGATTGCCACGCTCTGCGCAACCCTGGGATTCGGCTACCACTACGGCGTGGATCTCATCGCCGGCGTGGTGTTCGCACTCACCATCGAGGCAGCGCTGCGCGCGCTCGACCGCGGCTGGGACCGACCGGGGATCCAACTGGTCACCTACGGCGCCACGGTCTTCGCCGCGCTCTTGGTGTCGTACCGCTACCTGCCGATGGAGATGGCCCGGCATCCAGCGGTGTTCGGGCCACTTCTCGTCCTGGCGATGAGCTCGGTGATCTACGGCTACGTGCGGACCACCAGACAATGGCAGCCGACGATCGCACCGACGCGCCCACCGGAACCGCAACCCGAGCCGGCTTGA
- a CDS encoding MFS transporter, producing the protein MSLLKDRNFLLLFAGQGISRFGDGLYTAATAWLAWSLTKDPTAVAVVSVSAFAPAFVATFVVASYADRRDRRKLMIATDLARVAVVAVASVLLSLDLLNLPLLVATTALLALIGAPFAPARNAIVPQIVPDDRLQQANGLLQVAFRAAFFVGPLMLAPLLAFGSPQSALAVNGLTFLGSAAAVAAIRVTRPAPTGGQTGLWSDLSAGLRAVRAAPDVLVVIVTFVLALALTNGFLTVGLVAVVGQGGQYGLLLGVAGVAEVVGALLLAGLRIRRLALAAVLAWALLGIFRAPLGTVTSHAVAAVLLTATGLASALTDIPLIALVQQRIPSHHLAKALGLWEAGVAGALAISPFVASTAITLAGVENAFLLSGAAVVVLAVTATLALACIGARQPGKEPFVTADGTVSVAAPEETAVITAKPE; encoded by the coding sequence ATGTCACTGCTGAAGGACCGCAACTTCCTGCTTCTCTTCGCCGGCCAGGGCATCTCACGCTTCGGCGACGGCCTGTACACCGCCGCGACCGCCTGGCTGGCCTGGTCACTGACGAAGGACCCCACGGCCGTCGCCGTGGTCAGCGTCTCCGCGTTCGCGCCCGCGTTCGTGGCCACCTTCGTCGTCGCCTCGTACGCCGACCGCCGCGACCGCCGGAAGCTGATGATCGCCACCGACCTGGCCCGGGTCGCCGTGGTGGCCGTGGCTTCGGTCCTGCTCTCCCTCGACCTGCTGAACCTGCCCCTGCTCGTGGCGACCACGGCGCTCCTGGCACTGATCGGCGCCCCGTTCGCCCCGGCCCGCAACGCCATCGTCCCGCAGATCGTGCCGGACGACCGCCTCCAGCAGGCCAACGGACTGCTGCAAGTCGCCTTCCGGGCCGCCTTCTTCGTCGGCCCGCTCATGCTCGCGCCGCTGCTGGCCTTCGGCTCGCCGCAGTCGGCGCTGGCGGTCAACGGACTGACCTTCCTGGGCTCGGCGGCCGCCGTGGCCGCCATCCGCGTGACCCGCCCCGCCCCGACCGGGGGTCAGACGGGGTTGTGGTCCGATCTCAGCGCCGGGCTCAGGGCCGTGCGGGCCGCTCCCGACGTACTCGTGGTCATCGTGACCTTCGTGCTCGCCCTCGCCCTGACCAACGGTTTCCTGACCGTCGGGCTGGTCGCGGTCGTGGGACAGGGCGGCCAGTACGGCCTGCTGCTCGGCGTCGCCGGGGTCGCCGAAGTGGTGGGCGCCCTGCTCCTGGCCGGTCTGCGCATCCGCAGACTCGCACTGGCCGCGGTGCTGGCGTGGGCCCTGCTCGGGATCTTCCGGGCTCCGCTGGGAACGGTCACCTCCCATGCTGTGGCGGCGGTTCTCCTGACCGCCACGGGGCTGGCCTCGGCCCTCACGGACATTCCCTTGATCGCACTGGTGCAGCAGCGCATACCGAGCCATCATCTGGCGAAGGCGCTCGGCCTGTGGGAGGCCGGGGTGGCAGGAGCCCTGGCGATCTCCCCCTTTGTGGCCTCGACCGCCATCACCCTCGCCGGAGTCGAGAACGCCTTCCTGCTCTCGGGAGCCGCCGTTGTCGTCCTGGCCGTGACCGCCACGCTCGCCCTCGCATGCATCGGCGCACGGCAGCCCGGTAAGGAGCCCTTCGTCACGGCCGACGGCACGGTAAGCGTCGCGGCGCCGGAAGAGACAGCGGTGATCACGGCCAAACCTGAGTGA
- a CDS encoding dioxygenase has product MVQFPPVPPGREFYAPNRFEMSLEDVEVEGEIPREINGIFFQAGADELVPAAVGGAL; this is encoded by the coding sequence ATGGTGCAATTCCCCCCTGTTCCCCCGGGTCGCGAATTTTACGCCCCCAACCGTTTCGAAATGAGTCTTGAGGATGTCGAGGTTGAGGGCGAGATCCCGCGGGAAATCAACGGGATCTTCTTTCAGGCCGGCGCCGACGAGCTCGTCCCCGCGGCTGTCGGAGGGGCGCTGTGA
- a CDS encoding winged helix-turn-helix transcriptional regulator: MAAVAGRWTTLVLRELMHAPYSFGTLRDRLPLISPKVLSDRLHTLRERGLIAQERLPGFPARTRYTLTPAGRALRPLLIELYRTGERLSHLSTSRRDARDR, encoded by the coding sequence CTGGCGGCTGTCGCGGGCCGCTGGACCACCCTGGTCTTGCGGGAGCTGATGCACGCGCCGTATTCCTTCGGCACCCTGCGCGACAGGCTTCCGCTGATCAGCCCCAAGGTTCTGTCCGACCGGCTGCACACGCTCCGCGAACGCGGCCTGATCGCTCAGGAGCGGCTCCCTGGCTTCCCCGCCCGCACCCGCTACACGCTCACTCCGGCCGGACGAGCTCTGCGCCCGCTGCTCATCGAGCTGTACCGCACCGGGGAGCGGCTGTCGCATCTCTCCACCTCACGGCGCGACGCGAGGGATAGGTGA
- a CDS encoding DUF6069 family protein yields the protein MSARRRRLGVTALAVLAPVLVWLVADPLLGHRLRITDGERTLGIGAAPAAVVALLASLSGWGLLAALERSGVRRARAIWTGLAGAVLAVSFLPLLGDGMDGGTRLALALMHVAVAAVLIPGLGGRSPGAGTGAGFSPSCPQPAERAAGRGQPRSWPRPSVAGRSSLIRASRGSMRWCPPGCLRRCTRSPTRAPP from the coding sequence GTGAGCGCGCGCAGAAGGCGCCTGGGGGTTACGGCCCTGGCCGTCCTGGCCCCCGTCCTGGTGTGGCTGGTCGCGGACCCACTGCTGGGACACCGGCTGCGGATCACCGACGGCGAGCGGACGCTCGGCATCGGCGCCGCGCCCGCAGCGGTCGTCGCACTGCTCGCGTCGCTCTCCGGCTGGGGGCTGCTGGCCGCCCTGGAGCGATCAGGCGTGCGGCGCGCCCGCGCCATCTGGACGGGGCTGGCCGGCGCGGTACTGGCCGTGTCCTTCCTGCCGCTCCTCGGCGACGGCATGGACGGCGGCACCCGGCTCGCCCTCGCCCTGATGCACGTGGCGGTGGCGGCGGTGCTGATCCCGGGGCTGGGCGGCAGGTCACCCGGGGCGGGGACGGGTGCGGGTTTCTCCCCCTCATGCCCGCAGCCCGCCGAGCGCGCCGCCGGGCGCGGCCAGCCGCGTTCCTGGCCGAGGCCCTCGGTGGCGGGCCGGTCATCTCTGATCCGCGCTTCTCGCGGCTCTATGCGCTGGTGCCCGCCCGGATGTCTGCGACGCTGCACCAGGTCGCCGACACGGGCCCCGCCTTGA
- a CDS encoding TetR/AcrR family transcriptional regulator, producing the protein MSSERVDGRTLRFQHRRPELLAAATEYVLDHGIAGLSLRPVAQALGVTHATLLRHFSSKDELIKCVVEKMRTDLFAQVTADRELQEAGSTAQLLRVTWRRLCEPKEQRQFLLLFEMVAAKGWQSSDGGELARSMDDFVDFISGWLRQDGWAPEDASTLATLLLAQIRGLQLDLLVSGDRARADRAFEFALALLEPRTGPSVS; encoded by the coding sequence ATGAGTTCCGAGCGCGTCGACGGGCGGACCCTCCGGTTTCAGCACCGGCGGCCGGAGCTGCTGGCCGCGGCCACCGAGTACGTCCTCGATCACGGCATCGCCGGCCTGTCGCTGCGTCCGGTGGCCCAGGCGCTGGGGGTGACCCACGCGACGCTGCTGCGCCACTTCTCGTCGAAGGACGAGCTGATCAAGTGCGTAGTGGAGAAGATGCGCACCGATCTCTTCGCTCAGGTGACCGCCGACAGGGAACTCCAGGAAGCCGGGTCGACGGCACAACTGCTGAGGGTCACTTGGCGACGGCTGTGCGAGCCGAAGGAGCAGCGGCAGTTCCTGCTCCTGTTCGAAATGGTCGCCGCCAAGGGGTGGCAGTCCAGCGACGGCGGAGAGCTCGCGCGGTCGATGGACGACTTCGTCGATTTCATCTCCGGGTGGCTCCGGCAGGACGGGTGGGCGCCCGAGGACGCGTCAACCCTGGCCACCCTCCTCCTGGCTCAGATACGGGGACTTCAGCTCGACCTTCTCGTCTCGGGAGACCGCGCACGGGCCGACCGGGCGTTCGAGTTCGCCCTCGCTCTCCTCGAGCCTCGGACGGGGCCGAGCGTGTCCTGA
- a CDS encoding nuclear transport factor 2 family protein yields MTDDETAVRAASTAFAQAMQAMDPEAMKDLWDDGYEHLVYQPEEIEAALTTWDAIVDYWRQLPGFVDRIEGREYSSHVAVLGDVALVYWRGHTKVEFKDSSEPLAGDSRLSAALRRTDDGWRFIHWHESRQLVVG; encoded by the coding sequence ATGACTGACGACGAGACGGCAGTCCGCGCCGCGAGCACGGCCTTCGCCCAGGCGATGCAGGCGATGGACCCCGAGGCGATGAAGGATCTGTGGGACGACGGCTACGAGCACCTGGTCTACCAGCCGGAGGAGATCGAAGCCGCCCTCACGACGTGGGACGCGATCGTCGACTACTGGCGCCAGCTTCCGGGATTCGTCGACCGGATCGAAGGGCGTGAGTACAGCAGCCACGTCGCTGTGCTCGGCGATGTCGCGCTCGTCTACTGGCGGGGCCACACCAAGGTCGAGTTCAAGGACTCCAGCGAGCCACTCGCCGGCGACTCACGGCTCTCGGCCGCTCTGCGTCGGACTGACGACGGTTGGCGATTCATCCACTGGCACGAGTCGCGCCAGCTCGTCGTCGGGTGA
- a CDS encoding ArsR/SmtB family transcription factor — protein sequence MTIVFRVPADGAERVGFAYSPTMEAVLSLHVLVEPKHHPVQHGWVRAMRKLSPALKREIEAFSYAVRSYFPEFLFPQPTGQLAAFEDELAGLRGADPELVRLEFAVPLLTPWPGGGEGRDPQVLDEPEVRGLLRERVARESDEAMAAMLLDDPRALLERFLSMLERYWREAFQEEWARLEPELAAGVSEAGHQIEQRGLYGMLRGLWPEVRSDPQAERFWLERPHDHEVAIGPDDTLVLAPSAYVWPHVRVNCDGPWPLGLVFPVSSIVREARPRIPPTRLVGTLRALADDTRLRALRLLAERPRSTQELAPLVGVSEAALSKHLRVLADAGLLERRREGYYVLYRLAPGQVAGLTPSLESFLHGDGDGEVTEHD from the coding sequence ATGACGATTGTGTTCCGGGTCCCTGCCGACGGTGCGGAGCGGGTGGGGTTCGCCTACTCGCCGACGATGGAAGCCGTGCTGAGTCTCCATGTGCTGGTGGAGCCCAAGCATCACCCCGTCCAGCACGGCTGGGTGCGTGCGATGCGCAAGCTGTCCCCGGCGCTGAAGCGGGAGATCGAGGCGTTCTCCTACGCGGTGCGCTCGTACTTCCCCGAGTTCCTCTTTCCGCAGCCGACCGGCCAACTGGCGGCCTTCGAAGACGAACTGGCCGGCTTGCGCGGGGCGGATCCGGAACTGGTCCGCCTGGAGTTCGCCGTCCCCCTGCTCACGCCCTGGCCGGGCGGCGGCGAGGGCAGGGATCCGCAGGTGCTGGACGAACCGGAGGTACGCGGCCTGTTGCGGGAGCGAGTCGCACGGGAAAGCGACGAAGCGATGGCCGCGATGCTCCTCGACGACCCCCGCGCGCTGCTCGAACGGTTCCTGAGCATGCTGGAGCGCTACTGGCGGGAGGCATTCCAGGAGGAATGGGCACGGCTCGAACCCGAACTCGCCGCCGGCGTCAGCGAGGCCGGACACCAGATCGAGCAGCGCGGCCTGTACGGGATGCTCCGCGGCCTGTGGCCGGAGGTGCGCAGCGATCCGCAGGCCGAACGCTTCTGGCTGGAGCGGCCGCACGACCACGAGGTCGCCATCGGCCCGGACGACACACTCGTGCTCGCCCCCAGCGCCTATGTGTGGCCGCACGTACGCGTCAACTGCGACGGTCCGTGGCCCCTCGGGCTCGTCTTCCCCGTCTCCTCGATCGTCCGGGAAGCCCGCCCGAGGATTCCGCCGACCAGGCTCGTCGGCACACTCCGCGCGCTCGCCGACGACACCCGGCTGCGTGCCCTGCGGCTGCTCGCCGAACGCCCGCGCAGCACCCAGGAGTTGGCCCCGCTCGTCGGCGTCAGCGAGGCCGCCCTGTCCAAGCACCTGCGGGTGCTGGCGGACGCGGGCCTGCTGGAGCGCCGCCGCGAGGGCTATTACGTCCTGTACCGGCTCGCGCCCGGACAGGTGGCGGGCCTGACACCGAGCCTGGAAAGCTTCCTGCACGGCGACGGCGACGGCGAGGTGACTGAGCACGACTGA